From the genome of Aerosakkonema funiforme FACHB-1375, one region includes:
- a CDS encoding DUF1349 domain-containing protein, with product MKLYNFISAQIPDEFFWLNEPKTYFLDRGIHLITKSKTDFWQRTHYGFRRDDGHCLLTNIKEDFSLKTRVQFNPKSQYDQCGIIARIDSENWIKCSIEYEDDKISRLGSVVTNYGFSDWATQDISSDVKSAMYRLSKRGQDFLLEYSLDGKKWQQMRIAHLHDFKDSIDVGVYACSPIGEEFQCKFDFIEIDKNNWHYQEAND from the coding sequence ATGAAGCTTTATAATTTCATCTCGGCTCAAATTCCTGACGAATTTTTTTGGCTGAATGAGCCAAAAACATATTTTTTAGATCGAGGTATTCATTTAATTACTAAATCAAAAACTGATTTTTGGCAAAGAACCCATTATGGCTTCAGGCGAGATGACGGTCACTGTTTATTAACCAATATTAAAGAGGATTTTTCCTTAAAAACGCGAGTTCAGTTTAACCCAAAATCGCAATACGACCAGTGCGGAATTATTGCCAGAATAGACAGTGAAAATTGGATAAAATGTTCAATTGAGTACGAAGATGATAAAATTAGTCGCCTTGGCTCAGTTGTCACAAATTATGGTTTTTCAGATTGGGCAACACAAGACATATCTTCCGATGTCAAGTCAGCGATGTATCGGCTTAGTAAGCGGGGTCAGGACTTTCTGCTTGAGTATTCACTGGATGGGAAAAAATGGCAACAAATGAGAATTGCTCACCTCCATGACTTTAAAGATTCTATCGATGTGGGAGTCTATGCGTGCAGTCCTATTGGTGAAGAATTTCAATGCAAATTTGACTTCATTGAAATTGACAAAAATAATTGGCATTATCAAGAAGCTAACGATTAA
- a CDS encoding type II toxin-antitoxin system HicB family antitoxin, with protein MNSLYSMVIQWSDEDGCFVVFLPEFVGLVMQPCTDGQTYEEAARHGQEVIASLIEWFEAEGKPLPQPRTIPQQPLSVA; from the coding sequence ATGAACTCACTCTACAGTATGGTGATTCAATGGTCGGATGAGGATGGTTGTTTTGTGGTGTTTCTGCCAGAGTTTGTTGGGTTGGTGATGCAGCCTTGCACAGATGGACAAACTTATGAAGAAGCTGCAAGGCATGGACAAGAGGTTATTGCTTCCTTAATTGAGTGGTTTGAAGCAGAAGGAAAACCACTGCCACAACCGAGAACTATTCCGCAGCAGCCGCTATCTGTGGCTTGA
- a CDS encoding type II toxin-antitoxin system HicA family toxin, producing MPKKIRELKKLLLDAGFTYRQGKGSHEVWSHPLLSQPIVIARKDGDDAPLYLEKQVNAARKELEEMEDSEE from the coding sequence ATGCCAAAAAAAATTAGAGAACTGAAAAAGTTACTTTTGGATGCAGGATTTACTTATCGACAAGGTAAGGGTAGTCATGAAGTGTGGAGTCATCCCTTATTAAGTCAGCCAATTGTCATTGCTCGAAAAGATGGGGATGATGCCCCATTATATTTAGAAAAGCAGGTGAATGCGGCAAGAAAAGAACTAGAAGAAATGGAGGATTCTGAGGAATGA
- a CDS encoding Uma2 family endonuclease, producing the protein MNALTVNFNSIIKLTDEQFFQLCQDNRDLRFERNANGELIIMPPTGGETGNRNAGLTAQVWIWNDQSKLGMVFDSSTGFKLPNGADRSPDAAWIPLERWNALTSEQQQKFLPLCPDFVVELLSPSDSLSATQQKMQEYMDNATRLGWLIVRASRRVEIYRQDQEVEILEFPVSLSGEDVLPGFVLNLESMW; encoded by the coding sequence ATGAATGCTTTAACCGTCAATTTCAATTCCATAATTAAACTGACAGACGAGCAATTTTTCCAGCTATGTCAGGATAACCGCGATTTAAGATTTGAACGCAATGCTAATGGAGAATTAATTATTATGCCACCAACAGGAGGAGAGACGGGAAACCGCAATGCTGGACTAACTGCACAAGTTTGGATTTGGAACGACCAAAGTAAACTCGGTATGGTTTTCGACTCTTCCACAGGTTTTAAATTACCAAATGGTGCCGATCGTTCTCCCGATGCAGCTTGGATACCTTTAGAACGTTGGAATGCTTTAACGTCGGAACAACAGCAGAAATTTCTTCCCCTTTGTCCTGATTTTGTAGTTGAATTACTTTCGCCAAGTGACAGTTTAAGTGCAACTCAACAAAAAATGCAGGAGTATATGGATAATGCTACTCGTTTGGGGTGGTTGATTGTTCGAGCTTCGCGGCGAGTAGAAATTTATCGCCAAGATCAAGAAGTGGAAATTTTGGAATTTCCTGTTAGTTTATCTGGAGAAGATGTTTTACCAGGATTTGTGTTAAATCTTGAATCAATGTGGTAA
- a CDS encoding BrnA antitoxin family protein, with product MSISPKRLEELQNIPEDAIDTSDIPELDANFWSKAKLVKPITKKAISLRVDSDVLDWFKSQGKGYQSLMNAVLRSYVEHQKD from the coding sequence ATGAGTATCTCGCCAAAACGACTTGAAGAATTACAAAACATCCCAGAAGATGCCATTGATACATCTGATATTCCTGAGTTAGATGCGAATTTCTGGTCAAAAGCCAAACTGGTAAAACCCATCACCAAAAAAGCTATTTCTCTCAGGGTTGATAGCGATGTGTTAGATTGGTTTAAAAGCCAAGGAAAAGGTTATCAATCTTTGATGAATGCTGTTCTGCGCTCTTATGTTGAACATCAGAAAGATTAA
- a CDS encoding BrnT family toxin → MLFEWDEDKNAQNLRKHGISFEEAQEIFDGIVFTAIDERFDYGEIREISIGAIQGVVIVTVAHTERNGVIRIISARKATRQEIKTYYEYLAKTT, encoded by the coding sequence ATGCTGTTTGAATGGGATGAAGACAAAAACGCCCAAAATCTGAGGAAACATGGCATTAGTTTTGAAGAAGCTCAAGAAATCTTTGACGGAATCGTATTTACCGCCATTGATGAGCGTTTCGACTACGGAGAAATCCGAGAAATAAGTATCGGCGCAATACAGGGTGTCGTTATCGTCACAGTAGCGCATACTGAAAGAAATGGAGTTATCCGCATCATCTCTGCCAGAAAAGCCACTCGACAAGAAATAAAAACCTACTATGAGTATCTCGCCAAAACGACTTGA
- a CDS encoding type II toxin-antitoxin system HicB family antitoxin: MRYYEIILYWSNKDEAFIAEVPELPGCAADGETYQEALQNVQVIMQEWIETAQELGRAIPEAKVV; encoded by the coding sequence ATGCGCTACTATGAAATAATTCTTTACTGGAGTAATAAAGACGAGGCATTTATTGCCGAAGTCCCAGAATTACCAGGATGTGCTGCTGATGGAGAAACCTATCAGGAAGCGCTGCAAAATGTACAAGTTATCATGCAAGAATGGATTGAAACTGCACAAGAGTTAGGTCGTGCGATACCTGAAGCAAAGGTTGTTTGA
- a CDS encoding pentapeptide repeat-containing protein gives MPKNQEKRIIVFIWLGNFLLIWYLISLHFYWLPLQSIDSTELTQKERLELRNPVRTTAVQAIGVLIQFIGGAAVLFTFYFTQKNLKITQKNLKIAEKNLQATQDKQITERFTKAIEQLGSQELSMCLGGIYALERIAEESERDSWPIMEVLAAYVCSKAKYRNKGNNIPAIQAILDIFNRYNKRYRKYEGKYLNLKKVNLSKDLFDGVDFYGLNLSNADFTDANLSKRQFIRTNFMFTNFTKADLSKTKFEEVNFTNANLSGANLEKAEFKEVNFTNANISGANLEKAEFTNVNFQNANFSNANLVGMKLYYDRADFSGANFTDTKIADVDKYTKQIYLTTQICQADFKNTVLNRTDFRGVNLIRADFRGAKLERTDFRNAILDNANFENVIFAGSYLQNVSLRDANLSGANLRGAYFINADFENTNFSEADLANADFTGAKNLTQQQIKAARSWKEAKFDFMVS, from the coding sequence ATGCCTAAAAATCAGGAAAAAAGAATTATAGTTTTTATTTGGCTAGGTAATTTCTTACTTATTTGGTATTTAATTTCTTTACATTTTTATTGGTTACCCCTACAAAGCATTGACTCAACGGAACTGACTCAAAAGGAACGCCTTGAACTAAGAAATCCAGTTCGTACAACTGCTGTTCAAGCTATAGGCGTGTTGATTCAATTTATAGGTGGGGCAGCAGTATTATTTACCTTTTACTTTACACAAAAAAATCTTAAGATTACACAGAAAAATCTTAAGATTGCTGAAAAAAACCTCCAAGCTACACAAGATAAACAAATTACTGAGCGTTTCACAAAAGCAATTGAACAACTTGGAAGCCAAGAACTATCTATGTGTTTAGGTGGAATATATGCTCTTGAAAGGATTGCTGAAGAGTCAGAAAGAGATAGTTGGCCTATTATGGAAGTTTTGGCTGCTTATGTTTGCTCCAAAGCTAAATATAGGAATAAAGGAAATAATATTCCTGCTATTCAAGCAATTTTAGATATTTTTAACAGATATAATAAACGCTACCGTAAGTATGAGGGGAAATACCTTAATTTGAAAAAAGTAAATCTTAGCAAAGATTTATTTGATGGAGTGGATTTCTATGGGCTTAATCTTAGTAATGCAGATTTCACAGATGCCAATTTAAGTAAAAGGCAGTTCATCCGTACAAATTTTATGTTTACCAATTTCACTAAGGCAGACCTTAGTAAAACCAAGTTTGAAGAAGTCAATTTTACTAACGCTAATCTTAGCGGGGCAAATTTAGAAAAGGCAGAGTTTAAAGAAGTCAATTTTACTAATGCTAATATTAGCGGCGCAAATTTAGAAAAGGCAGAATTTACAAATGTTAATTTCCAAAATGCAAACTTTAGTAATGCAAATCTAGTGGGAATGAAGCTATACTACGATCGAGCAGATTTTAGTGGTGCAAACTTTACTGATACCAAAATTGCTGACGTGGATAAATATACTAAGCAAATATATTTAACGACGCAAATTTGCCAAGCAGATTTTAAGAACACAGTCCTCAATAGAACAGATTTTCGTGGAGTAAATCTTATACGTGCTGATTTTAGAGGAGCAAAGCTCGAAAGGACAGACTTTAGAAATGCGATTCTCGATAATGCAAACTTTGAAAATGTTATTTTTGCCGGATCATACCTGCAAAATGTAAGCTTACGTGATGCAAATCTTAGTGGTGCAAACCTTCGCGGTGCCTATTTCATAAATGCAGATTTTGAAAACACAAACTTTAGTGAAGCAGACCTTGCAAACGCAGACTTTACAGGAGCAAAAAATCTTACTCAACAGCAAATTAAAGCTGCTAGATCTTGGAAAGAGGCCAAATTCGATTTTATGGTAAGCTGA
- a CDS encoding magnesium chelatase subunit H — MFTHVKSTIRHIKPDNLQGRSLIKVVYVVLEPQYQSALSAAVRSINENNPNLAIEISGYLIEELRDRDNYDDFKRDVASADVFIASLIFIEDLAEKVVAAVEPHRDKLDVAVVFPSMPQVMRLNKMGSFSMAQLGQSKSAIAQFMRKRKEKSGSGFQDGMLKLLQTLPKVLKYLPMDKAQDARNFMLSFQYWLGGSSENLENFLLMLADKYVLKGQQKVQFQDPVTYPDMGIWHPLAPTMFEDVKEYFNWYNSRNDIPADLKDPLAPCVGLVLQRTHLVTRDDAHYVAMVQELEAMGARVISVFAGGLDFAKPVDTYFYNATTKTALVDTVVSLTGFALVGGPARQDHPKAIDSLKRLNRPYMVALPLVFQTTEEWQDSDLGLHPIQVALQIAIPELDGAIEPIILSGRDGATGKAIALQDRIEAIAQRALKWANLRRKPKLEKKVAITVFSFPPDKGNVGTAAYLDVFGSIYEVMKALKNNGYDVPELPESAEKLMQEVIHDAQAQYSTPELNIAYKMSVPEYEELTPYSVRLEENWGPPPGHLNSDGQNLLIYGKQFGNVFIGVQPTFGYEGDPMRLLFSRSASPHHGFAAYYTYLERIWKADAVLHFGTHGSLEFMPGKQMGMSGECYPDSLIGKIPNIYYYAANNPSEATIAKRRSYAETISYLTPPAENAGLYKGLQELSELIASYQTLKDTGRGIPIVNTIMDKCRMVNLDKDIDLPEKDAKDLTAEERDTLIGLVYRRLMEIESRLLPCGLHVIGKPPSAEEAIATLVNIANLDRAEEEILSLPRIIANSIDRNIDEIYSNNDKGVLSDVQLLQDITQATRAAVSALVKEQTDADGRVSLVSKLNFFNMGKKEPWIEALHKAGYTKVDPEAIKPLFEYLEFCLKQVCADNELGGLLKALEGEYVLPGPGGDPIRNPDVLPTGKNIHALDPQSIPTAAAVKSAKIVVDRLLDRQRAETGNWPETIACVLWGTDNIKTYGESLAQIMWMVGVKPVPDALGRVNKLELISLAELGRPRIDVVINCSGVFRDLFINQMNLLDQAVKMAAEADEPLEMNYVRKHALAQAAEMGINLRQAATRVFSNASGSYSSNINLAVENSTWESEKELQEMYLTRKSFAFTSDSPGTMEQSRKIFETALKSADVTFQNLDSSEISLTDVSHYFDSDPTKVVANLRGDGKTPASYIADTTTANAQVRTLSETVRLDARTKLLNPKWYEGMLSHGYEGVRELSKRLVNTMGWSATAGAVDNWIYEDTNSTFIKDEEMRNRLMNLNPHSFRKVVSTLLEVNGRGYWETSESNLQMLRELYQEVEDRIEGVE; from the coding sequence ATGTTCACCCACGTCAAGTCCACCATTCGACACATTAAGCCTGACAACCTGCAAGGGCGCTCTTTGATTAAGGTGGTCTATGTCGTGTTAGAGCCGCAATATCAGAGCGCCCTATCAGCGGCGGTTCGCTCGATAAACGAAAACAACCCGAATTTAGCGATCGAAATCAGCGGCTATTTGATCGAAGAACTGCGCGATCGCGACAACTACGACGACTTCAAGCGGGATGTCGCCTCTGCCGATGTTTTTATTGCTTCGCTGATATTCATTGAGGACTTAGCGGAAAAGGTCGTAGCCGCAGTGGAACCGCACCGGGACAAGCTGGATGTCGCCGTTGTCTTCCCCTCCATGCCCCAGGTGATGCGGCTGAACAAAATGGGCAGCTTCTCGATGGCGCAGCTGGGCCAATCGAAAAGTGCGATCGCCCAATTCATGCGGAAACGCAAGGAAAAATCCGGTTCCGGTTTCCAAGACGGAATGCTGAAACTGCTGCAAACCCTGCCCAAAGTCCTGAAATACCTGCCAATGGACAAAGCGCAGGATGCCCGCAACTTCATGCTCAGCTTCCAGTACTGGTTGGGCGGTTCCTCCGAGAACCTGGAAAACTTCCTGCTGATGCTAGCAGACAAATACGTTCTCAAGGGACAACAGAAAGTCCAATTCCAAGATCCCGTCACCTATCCGGACATGGGCATCTGGCATCCCTTAGCACCGACAATGTTTGAGGATGTCAAGGAATACTTTAACTGGTATAACAGCCGCAACGATATTCCCGCCGATCTCAAAGATCCCTTAGCACCCTGCGTTGGTTTGGTGTTGCAGCGCACCCACCTCGTCACCCGCGATGATGCACATTATGTGGCGATGGTGCAGGAATTGGAAGCGATGGGCGCACGGGTAATTTCTGTGTTTGCAGGTGGGTTGGATTTCGCCAAACCGGTGGATACGTATTTCTACAATGCAACTACCAAGACTGCTTTGGTAGATACCGTAGTTTCACTGACAGGTTTCGCCTTGGTGGGTGGCCCAGCAAGACAAGACCATCCGAAAGCAATTGATTCGCTCAAACGCTTGAATCGTCCTTACATGGTTGCCTTACCTTTGGTGTTCCAAACAACCGAAGAATGGCAAGATAGCGATTTGGGATTGCACCCGATTCAAGTAGCTTTGCAGATCGCAATTCCGGAATTGGATGGCGCGATCGAACCGATTATACTATCCGGAAGAGATGGTGCAACCGGGAAAGCGATCGCCCTGCAAGACCGCATCGAAGCGATCGCCCAACGCGCCCTCAAATGGGCTAACTTGCGTCGCAAACCGAAATTGGAAAAGAAAGTTGCGATCACAGTTTTCAGCTTCCCACCCGATAAAGGCAACGTCGGAACTGCTGCCTATCTCGATGTTTTCGGCTCAATTTACGAGGTGATGAAAGCCCTCAAAAATAACGGCTACGATGTACCGGAATTGCCAGAATCAGCCGAAAAATTGATGCAGGAAGTCATCCACGATGCCCAAGCACAATACAGCACCCCAGAATTAAATATCGCTTACAAAATGTCAGTACCTGAGTATGAGGAATTAACTCCCTACTCAGTACGTTTGGAAGAAAATTGGGGACCACCGCCCGGACATCTGAACAGCGACGGACAGAACTTATTAATTTACGGCAAACAGTTCGGCAATGTGTTTATCGGCGTGCAACCGACATTCGGTTATGAAGGCGACCCGATGCGATTGCTGTTCTCCCGTTCTGCCAGTCCGCACCACGGTTTCGCCGCTTACTACACTTATTTGGAACGCATTTGGAAAGCGGATGCAGTGCTGCACTTCGGCACTCACGGTTCGTTGGAATTCATGCCAGGAAAGCAGATGGGAATGTCTGGGGAATGCTATCCAGATTCTCTCATTGGCAAGATTCCCAACATCTATTATTATGCGGCGAATAATCCCAGCGAAGCGACGATCGCCAAGCGTCGCAGCTACGCGGAAACGATCAGCTATCTGACACCACCAGCAGAGAATGCCGGACTTTACAAAGGTTTGCAAGAATTGAGCGAATTGATCGCCTCTTATCAAACTTTGAAAGATACCGGACGCGGCATTCCGATTGTGAACACCATCATGGATAAATGCCGGATGGTGAATCTGGATAAAGATATCGATTTGCCGGAAAAAGATGCCAAAGATTTAACTGCGGAGGAACGGGATACTCTGATCGGTTTGGTGTATCGGCGGTTGATGGAAATTGAATCGCGGTTGTTACCTTGCGGTTTGCACGTGATTGGGAAACCTCCGAGTGCAGAGGAAGCGATCGCAACTTTGGTGAATATTGCCAATCTCGATCGCGCAGAAGAAGAGATTCTGAGTTTACCTCGCATTATCGCCAATAGTATCGATCGCAATATCGACGAAATTTACAGCAACAACGACAAGGGTGTTTTGTCAGATGTGCAACTATTGCAAGACATCACCCAAGCTACCCGCGCCGCTGTTAGCGCTTTGGTGAAAGAACAAACCGATGCAGACGGTCGCGTTTCCCTCGTTTCCAAGCTCAACTTCTTCAATATGGGTAAGAAGGAACCTTGGATCGAAGCATTGCACAAAGCAGGTTACACCAAAGTCGATCCAGAAGCGATCAAACCGCTGTTTGAATATTTGGAATTCTGCCTGAAACAAGTTTGTGCGGATAACGAATTGGGTGGATTGCTGAAAGCTTTGGAAGGCGAATATGTTCTACCTGGGCCGGGTGGCGACCCGATTCGCAACCCGGATGTATTGCCAACTGGTAAGAACATTCACGCTTTAGATCCGCAATCAATTCCCACAGCGGCGGCGGTGAAATCTGCGAAAATTGTAGTAGATAGATTGCTCGATCGGCAACGTGCAGAAACTGGAAATTGGCCAGAGACGATCGCTTGCGTTCTCTGGGGAACAGACAACATCAAAACCTACGGGGAATCCCTCGCCCAAATTATGTGGATGGTGGGAGTAAAACCAGTACCCGATGCTTTGGGACGAGTCAACAAACTCGAACTAATTTCTTTAGCAGAATTAGGTCGTCCTCGGATTGATGTTGTCATTAACTGTTCCGGAGTATTCCGCGATTTGTTCATCAACCAAATGAACTTACTCGACCAAGCTGTGAAGATGGCAGCGGAAGCAGACGAACCATTAGAAATGAACTACGTTCGCAAACACGCACTAGCACAAGCTGCCGAAATGGGAATTAACTTGCGGCAAGCTGCTACTCGCGTATTTTCTAACGCTTCCGGTTCCTATTCTTCTAACATCAACCTGGCAGTAGAGAACAGCACTTGGGAAAGCGAAAAAGAGTTACAAGAAATGTACTTAACTCGCAAATCCTTTGCTTTCACATCCGATAGTCCCGGTACGATGGAACAGTCGCGCAAGATTTTTGAAACTGCACTAAAATCTGCCGATGTCACATTCCAAAATCTCGATTCTTCCGAGATCAGCTTAACCGATGTTTCCCACTACTTCGATTCAGATCCCACCAAAGTCGTAGCCAACTTGCGCGGCGATGGCAAAACCCCAGCATCCTATATTGCTGATACCACCACCGCCAACGCACAAGTACGGACGCTATCAGAAACCGTCCGTTTAGATGCGCGTACCAAACTACTCAATCCCAAGTGGTACGAAGGTATGCTATCCCACGGTTACGAAGGCGTGCGCGAACTCTCCAAACGGTTAGTAAATACGATGGGTTGGAGTGCAACCGCTGGCGCTGTCGATAACTGGATTTACGAGGATACTAACAGCACGTTTATCAAAGATGAGGAAATGCGGAATCGCTTGATGAATCTGAATCCTCATTCTTTCCGCAAAGTTGTTTCCACTTTGTTGGAAGTAAACGGTCGCGGTTATTGGGAGACGAGTGAGAGTAATTTGCAAATGTTGAGAGAGTTGTATCAGGAGGTCGAGGATCGGATTGAAGGGGTAGAATAG
- a CDS encoding methyltransferase — MTTLLNFLDVANSQKTSVDGETLRLLKENRDSLKMSDLTMLLFGHAAFQYLYAGCELGVFELLSKEPDITKEEIGDRLNLEAYPTKCLMLGLTALKLVIKEGDTYRNSFVMQMLFVDGIWQEFYDTVLFEARIVYVGQLDFVESLRQNRNVGLRQFPGEGPDLYHRFIEHPEIEKVFYNYMGSWSRLANPLLIKNVDFSKFQKVVDVSGGDATNATTVAAAYPNVDITLLEIPASCPIAQKKIDAHGLTDRIHVRGVDIFVDEFPKGHDCFMFIHVLVIWTLEENTFLLRKAYEALEPGGSVIIFNSISSDDEDGPVMAALDSPYFMALPATGGMIYSWADHEKCLRDAGFTKMERIDCNAWTPHGIIIATK; from the coding sequence AATGAGCGACTTGACTATGTTGCTTTTCGGTCACGCTGCTTTCCAATATCTCTATGCAGGTTGCGAGTTGGGAGTATTTGAATTGCTCTCTAAGGAACCGGATATCACAAAAGAAGAAATTGGCGATCGGCTGAACCTAGAAGCATATCCGACTAAGTGTTTAATGCTAGGTTTAACTGCTCTAAAACTTGTTATTAAAGAGGGCGATACATACCGGAATAGTTTTGTAATGCAAATGCTGTTTGTGGATGGCATTTGGCAAGAATTTTACGATACCGTGCTATTTGAGGCTCGCATTGTTTATGTAGGACAGCTAGATTTTGTCGAGTCTTTGCGCCAAAATCGCAACGTGGGGTTGAGACAGTTCCCAGGAGAAGGGCCAGATCTCTACCATCGCTTTATCGAACACCCAGAAATCGAAAAGGTATTCTACAACTACATGGGTTCTTGGTCGAGGTTGGCCAATCCATTGTTGATCAAAAATGTTGACTTTTCCAAATTCCAGAAGGTAGTAGATGTGAGCGGTGGGGATGCTACCAACGCCACAACTGTAGCTGCTGCTTATCCGAACGTGGATATCACCCTGCTGGAAATTCCTGCTAGCTGTCCGATCGCACAAAAGAAAATCGATGCACACGGACTGACCGATCGCATTCACGTTCGTGGCGTTGATATCTTCGTTGACGAGTTTCCCAAGGGCCATGATTGTTTCATGTTTATCCATGTGCTAGTCATATGGACATTAGAAGAAAATACATTCTTGCTTCGTAAAGCTTATGAAGCACTCGAACCAGGTGGTTCGGTCATCATCTTCAACTCCATCTCCTCGGATGACGAAGATGGCCCTGTAATGGCGGCACTCGACTCACCTTACTTTATGGCGCTTCCCGCTACAGGCGGTATGATTTACTCCTGGGCAGATCACGAAAAATGCCTGCGAGATGCCGGCTTCACAAAAATGGAGCGTATTGACTGCAATGCTTGGACTCCTCACGGAATCATCATTGCCACCAAGTAG